ACGTCAAACTCGCCGCTCTGGACCGACTCCAGCGCCGCGGCGGGGTTGCTGACGGTCTCAATCGCGTAGCCTTCGGCTTTCAGCAGCAGGCGCAGGGCTTCGCGCACGTCGGCCTGGTCGTCCGCGATCAAGATGCGCGCCGGGCCGGCCTTGGCGACGGCCGGAGCGAATTCAATTTCCTGTGCTTTGGTTGGCACCCTTGACACTCTCCAAATTCAAACTGCTAATTCGTTTGCGACATATGTTTCTAAGCGGTGGCGCTGTCTGGCGGAGCGGACGTGTCCGAGACAATCCAGCCGTCTTTGAGCTGGATGACGCGGTTGCCGTAGGCCGCGTTGGCTTCCGAGTGCGTCACCTGAATGATGGTTGTCCCGGCGTCATTCAATCTGCGGAAGAGTTCCATGATCTCTTTGGCTTGCGCCGAATGCAGGTTTCCCGTGGGCTCGTCGGCCAGGATCAGTTTGGGATTTCCAGCCACGGCGCGGGCCACGCCCACCAACTGCTGCTGTCCGCCGGAAAGCTGGTTGGGATAAAGATCTTTCTTGCCGACGATCTGAAAGCGGTCAAGAATGTCGGCCACCATGGACGCCCGCTGCGGCCGCGGGATGTCGCGATACGAA
This genomic interval from Terriglobia bacterium contains the following:
- a CDS encoding ABC transporter ATP-binding protein; translated protein: MIQLRNLEKTIKSPAGTMWLLRRVNLNVKEGEFVTIMGPSGAGKTTLLSIVGMLDDGWAGEYVFGDHVVHKLDRKKRAELNRKFIGFVFQSYHLLDNLTVQENIDVPLSYRDIPRPQRASMVADILDRFQIVGKKDLYPNQLSGGQQQLVGVARAVAGNPKLILADEPTGNLHSAQAKEIMELFRRLNDAGTTIIQVTHSEANAAYGNRVIQLKDGWIVSDTSAPPDSATA